The following proteins are encoded in a genomic region of Peromyscus maniculatus bairdii isolate BWxNUB_F1_BW_parent chromosome 12, HU_Pman_BW_mat_3.1, whole genome shotgun sequence:
- the Ranbp1 gene encoding ran-specific GTPase-activating protein, producing the protein MAAAKDSHEDHDTSTENADESNHDPQFEPIVSLPEQEIKTLEEDEEELFKMRAKLFRFASENDLPEWKERGTGDVKLLKHKEKGTIRLLMRRDKTLKICANHYITPMMELKPNAGSDRAWVWNTHADFADECPKPELLAIRFLNAENAQKFKTKFEECRKEIEEKEKKGPGKNENAEKVAEKLEALSVKEARDEAEDKSEEKQ; encoded by the exons ATGGCGGCCGCCAAG GACAGTCATGAGGACCATGACACCTCCACAGAGAATGCAGACGAATCCAACCATGACCCCCAGTTCGAGCCGATAGTTTCTCTTCCTGAGCAAGAAATTAAAACActggaggaagatgaagaggaacTTTTTAAGAT GCGAGCAAAGCTATTCCGGTTTGCTTCAGAGAATGACCTCCCAGAATGGAAGGAGCGAGGAACTGGTGACGTCAAGCTCCTGAAGCATAAGGAAAAAGGGACCATCCGCCTTCTTATGAGGAGGGACAAGACTCTGAAAATATGCGCCAACCACTATA TCACACCGATGATGGAGCTGAAGCCGAATGCTGGCAGTGACCGCGCCTGGGTCTGGAATACCCATGCCGACTTTGCTGATGAGTGCCCCAAGCCTGAGCTGCTCGCCATCcgcttcctaaatgctgaga ATGCACAGAAGTTCAAAACAAAGTTTGAAGAGTGCAGAAAAGagattgaagagaaagaaaagaaag GACCAGGCAAGAATGAAAATGCCGAAAAGGTGGCCGAGAAGCTGGAAGCCCTTTCTGTGAAGGAGGCCAGAGATGAGGCTGAAGACAAATCTGAAGAGAAGCAATGA